The proteins below are encoded in one region of Coffea arabica cultivar ET-39 chromosome 4c, Coffea Arabica ET-39 HiFi, whole genome shotgun sequence:
- the LOC113740460 gene encoding glycosyltransferase BC10, with translation MKQGHQQQQQQQQQQLQISNLFSFQRYLHNLVLYFMFFGTGLVIGVSLSFYLAENPFNLQFKLFSTSQSTLPLPPPPPPSPSPPPPPPPVLCPAPAPVPGSYPPPIVFPPPQPPRLITLKDFTTPKNLTHQMTDEQLLWRASMVPRINEYPFKRTPKVAFMFLVRGELPLARLWERFFKGHEGLYSIYIHSSPSYNGTMPDGSVFHGRNIPSKDVEWGKVNMIEAERRLLANALLDFSNQRFVLLSESCIPLFNFSTIYSYLINSTETFVDSYDLPGPTGQGRYNKKMKPVINKSDWRKGAQWFEMDRELAIQVVSDRIYFPLFKRYCKSSCYADEHYLPTFVGMKYGRKNSDRTLTWVDWSKGGAHPHRFSRYEITPDFLNRMRNGQTCEYNGRKTNICHLFARKFSWTALDRLLMYAPKVMEFN, from the exons ATGAAACAGGGTCATCAGCaacaacagcagcagcagcaacaacaaTTGCAAATATCAAATTTGTTCAGCTTCCAAAGATATCTCCATAACCTTGTACTCTATTTTATGTTCTTTGGCACTGGATTAGTTATTGGAGTAAGTCTAAGTTTTTATCTAGCCGAGAATCCCTTCAACTTGCAATTCAAGTTATTCTCTACCAGCCAATCAACTCTACCACTGCCACCACCTCCGCCACCTTCGCCATCCCCTCCACCTCCTCCGCCACCTGTATTATGTCCTGCACCTGCACCGGTACCCGGTTCCTATCCGCCGCCGATAGTGTttccaccaccacaacctccaAGATTGATCACACTAAAAGATTTCACGACCCCAAAAAATTTGACGCACCAGATGACCGATGAGCAGTTGCTTTGGAGGGCTTCAATGGTGCCCCGGATCAATGAATATCCATTCAAGCGCACCCCTAAGGTTGCATTCATGTTTCTTGTTAGAGGAGAATTGCCACTGGCACGCCTTTGGGAACGATTTTTCAAAGGGCATGAAGGGCTTTACTCCATTTATATTCATTCCTCCCCATCTTACAACGGTACAATGCCTGACGGTTCAGTGTTTCATGGCCGAAACATCCCTAGTAAG GACGTTGAGTGGGGAAAAGTGAACATGATCGAAGCAGAAAGGCGTTTGCTAGCCAATGCTTTGCTTGATTTCTCTAACCAAAGATTTGTTCTTCTCTCAGAATCATGCATACCCTTGTTCAATTTCTCTACAATTTATAGTTACCTCATTAACTCGACCGAAACCTTTGTGGACTCCTACGATCTACCCGGTCCAACCGGCCAAGGCCGATACAACAAGAAGATGAAACCGGTTATCAACAAATCAGACTGGAGAAAAGGCGCCCAATGGTTCGAAATGGACCGGGAACTCGCAATCCAGGTGGTTTCAGACCGGATTTATTTCCCATTGTTCAAAAGATATTGCAAGTCTAGTTGTTATGCAGATGAACATTATTTGCCAACttttgttgggatgaaatatGGGAGGAAAAATTCTGATAGGACGTTGACTTGGGTTGACTGGTCAAAGGGTGGAGCCCACCCCCATAGATTCAGTAGATATGAGATCACCCCTGATTTCTTGAATCGGATGAGGAATGGACAAACTTGCGAGTATAATGGGCGGAAGACCAATATTTGCCACTTATTTGCAAGGAAGTTTTCGTGGACGGCTTTGGATAGGCTACTCATGTATGCTCCAAAGGTTATGGAGTTCAACTGA